A single genomic interval of Devosia oryziradicis harbors:
- a CDS encoding alanyl-tRNA editing protein, whose product MTEFMFRDDSYLQSTPATVVALAEDGGIVLDRTVFYAASGGQPGDSGTITRADGTALTIATAIHPDGDKTRIVHVLGEGQGTVAVGEQVIATIDWVRRYRLMRMHTALHLLSVVFPFAVTGGSVGEDKGRLDFDMPEVPDNLAAIEAQLNDMVACHHDVTQEWITDAEMAANPDLIKTMNVKPPMGQGRVRLIRIGEIDLQPCGGTHVRNTSEIGRLALGKIEKKGKQNRRVSLLFA is encoded by the coding sequence ATGACCGAATTCATGTTCCGCGACGACAGCTACCTCCAATCGACCCCAGCAACCGTGGTGGCGCTGGCCGAGGACGGCGGCATCGTGCTGGACCGCACGGTATTCTATGCCGCTTCGGGCGGACAACCTGGCGACAGCGGCACGATTACGCGGGCGGATGGGACGGCGCTGACTATCGCCACGGCCATCCACCCGGACGGCGACAAGACGCGGATCGTGCATGTGCTGGGAGAAGGACAGGGCACCGTGGCGGTTGGCGAACAGGTGATCGCGACAATCGACTGGGTGCGGCGCTACCGGCTGATGCGCATGCACACGGCGCTGCATCTGCTGTCGGTGGTCTTCCCTTTCGCGGTGACGGGCGGCTCGGTGGGCGAGGACAAGGGGCGGCTCGATTTCGACATGCCCGAGGTGCCCGACAATCTTGCCGCCATCGAGGCGCAGTTAAACGACATGGTCGCCTGCCATCACGATGTGACGCAGGAGTGGATCACCGATGCAGAAATGGCGGCCAATCCAGACCTGATCAAGACCATGAACGTGAAGCCGCCGATGGGCCAAGGCCGCGTGCGGCTGATCCGTATCGGGGAGATCGATCTGCAACCCTGTGGCGGCACACACGTGCGCAATACCAGCGAGATCGGCCGGCTCGCATTGGGCAAGATCGAGAAAAAAGGCAAGCAGAACAGGCGCGTAAGCCTGCTATTTGCCTAA
- a CDS encoding amino acid ABC transporter substrate-binding protein, whose product MTSFFKRLLSMAAGLACALCLASPALAQARLATLDTVRERGFLICGATNPLPGFAQQDPQGRWSGFDVDLCRGIAAAVFGDPDKIEFRSLRGETRFAPLQTGMVDVLTRNGPWTQRRDTLYGATYVGTAFFDGQAFLVPQSMGVVSAFELDNISVCIIDGGEELERVGEFFFANQASYTEVPYEDVADLAVAYQAGRCQVVSASGRQLQAIRRALPDPSAHRILPERISKELLGPVVREGDTQWFNIVRWTLFTLINAEEAGITQLNVDSLLAARTHAVRRILGVEGDYGTALGLRPSFMADVLRAVGNYGELYDRHFGPQTGAALLRGQNALWGNGGLLYAPPVR is encoded by the coding sequence TTGACAAGTTTTTTCAAGCGATTGCTGTCGATGGCGGCGGGACTGGCTTGCGCGCTTTGCCTTGCATCGCCCGCGCTCGCCCAGGCGCGGCTCGCGACGCTCGACACCGTGCGCGAGCGTGGGTTCCTCATCTGCGGCGCCACCAATCCGCTGCCCGGCTTTGCCCAGCAGGATCCACAGGGCCGCTGGTCGGGCTTTGACGTCGACCTCTGCCGCGGCATAGCCGCCGCGGTGTTTGGTGATCCCGACAAGATCGAGTTTCGCTCGCTGCGCGGCGAGACCCGCTTCGCTCCGCTGCAGACCGGCATGGTTGATGTCCTGACGCGCAACGGCCCCTGGACGCAAAGGCGCGACACACTCTACGGCGCGACCTATGTCGGCACGGCCTTTTTTGACGGACAGGCTTTCCTGGTGCCACAGTCGATGGGCGTGGTGTCCGCCTTCGAGCTCGACAATATCAGTGTCTGTATCATCGATGGGGGCGAGGAACTCGAGCGCGTCGGCGAGTTCTTCTTCGCCAACCAGGCCAGCTATACCGAAGTGCCCTACGAAGACGTGGCCGACCTTGCCGTGGCCTACCAGGCGGGCCGCTGTCAGGTGGTCTCGGCATCGGGGCGGCAACTCCAGGCGATCCGCCGCGCACTACCCGACCCCTCGGCCCATCGTATCCTGCCCGAGCGCATCTCCAAGGAATTGCTCGGCCCCGTGGTTCGCGAGGGCGATACACAGTGGTTCAATATCGTCCGCTGGACCTTGTTCACCCTCATCAATGCCGAGGAAGCCGGCATAACCCAACTCAACGTCGATTCCCTGCTGGCCGCCCGCACGCATGCCGTGCGCCGCATCCTGGGCGTCGAGGGCGACTACGGAACCGCGCTGGGGCTGAGGCCATCCTTCATGGCCGACGTGCTGCGCGCGGTGGGCAACTATGGCGAACTCTACGATCGCCATTTCGGCCCCCAGACCGGCGCCGCCCTGCTGCGCGGCCAGAATGCCCTATGGGGTAATGGCGGCCTGCTCTACGCTCCACCTGTTCGCTAG
- a CDS encoding amino acid ABC transporter ATP-binding protein has protein sequence MSQVSATTVDRPVDTSHMKVSSTNVAVEVIGMHKWYSDFHVLRDINLKVMEGERIVIAGPSGSGKSTLIRCINRLEEHQEGQIIVNGTELTADLKRIDEVRREVGMVFQHFNLFPHLTILQNLTLAPIWVRGIPKAEAEETAMHYLNRVKIPEQANKFPGQLSGGQQQRVAIARSLCMQPKIMLFDEPTSALDPEMVKEVLEVMISLAEDGMTMLCVTHEMGFARQVANRVIFMDQGQIIEQNEPDAFFSNPQHERTKLFLSQILH, from the coding sequence ATGTCCCAGGTTTCCGCAACTACCGTCGATCGGCCGGTCGATACCTCCCATATGAAGGTGTCCTCGACCAATGTGGCCGTCGAAGTCATCGGTATGCACAAGTGGTATTCGGACTTCCACGTGCTGCGCGATATCAATCTCAAGGTCATGGAAGGCGAGCGCATTGTCATTGCCGGGCCGTCGGGCTCGGGCAAGTCGACGCTTATCCGCTGCATCAACCGGCTCGAGGAGCACCAGGAAGGCCAGATCATCGTCAACGGGACGGAGTTGACCGCGGACCTCAAGCGCATCGACGAGGTGCGCCGCGAAGTGGGCATGGTGTTCCAGCACTTCAACCTGTTTCCGCACCTGACGATCTTGCAGAACCTGACGCTGGCGCCCATCTGGGTGCGCGGCATCCCCAAGGCCGAAGCGGAAGAAACCGCCATGCACTACCTCAACCGTGTCAAGATCCCCGAGCAGGCCAACAAATTCCCCGGCCAGCTCTCTGGCGGCCAGCAGCAGCGCGTGGCGATCGCCCGCTCCCTCTGCATGCAGCCCAAGATCATGCTGTTCGACGAGCCGACATCGGCACTCGACCCGGAAATGGTCAAGGAAGTGCTAGAGGTCATGATCTCGCTGGCCGAGGACGGCATGACCATGTTGTGCGTCACGCACGAAATGGGCTTCGCGCGACAGGTGGCCAACCGCGTCATCTTCATGGACCAGGGCCAGATCATCGAGCAGAACGAGCCGGATGCCTTCTTCTCCAATCCGCAGCACGAACGCACCAAGCTGTTCTTGAGCCAGATCCTGCACTAG
- a CDS encoding amino acid ABC transporter permease: MTDIGFVRSHLVEARPAPVRTSGLVAWTRKNLFATPLDTILTLLGAWFLVWAVPPLFNFIIANAVPPGALPEACKAPGAGACWAYVWSEMEFFIYGFYDIPEQWRPNIVFALGAALLIPLLMPKAPFKRTNAVLFLVVFPVVSYFLLHGGVFGLRVIPTEKWGGLLVTLIISVVGITLSFPLGILLALGRQSKLPIIKSVCVAFIELIRAVPLITILFMASIMLPLFMPQGTSVDKLLRALVGVTLFTSAYMAEVVRGGLQAIPRGQYEAASALGLGYWQRMFFIILPQALKHVIPGIVNSFISLFKDTSLVYIVGMKDLLEAVKTKNDSAIEWQAPNTATTGYLFAAAVFWIFCFSMSRYSRFIEARLNTGYKR; this comes from the coding sequence ATGACCGATATCGGATTTGTCCGCTCCCATCTCGTGGAAGCCAGGCCGGCTCCGGTCCGCACCAGCGGCCTGGTCGCCTGGACCCGCAAGAACCTCTTTGCCACGCCCTTGGACACCATCCTCACTCTCCTCGGAGCATGGTTCCTGGTCTGGGCAGTGCCGCCCCTGTTCAACTTCATCATCGCGAACGCGGTGCCCCCGGGCGCACTGCCCGAGGCATGCAAGGCGCCTGGTGCGGGGGCTTGCTGGGCCTATGTCTGGTCCGAGATGGAGTTCTTCATCTACGGCTTCTACGACATCCCCGAGCAGTGGCGTCCCAACATCGTCTTCGCACTCGGTGCCGCCCTGCTGATTCCGTTGCTGATGCCCAAGGCGCCGTTCAAGCGTACCAACGCGGTCTTGTTCCTGGTTGTCTTCCCGGTCGTCTCATACTTCCTGCTTCATGGCGGCGTGTTCGGGTTGCGCGTCATCCCCACTGAGAAGTGGGGTGGCCTGCTGGTGACCCTCATCATTTCGGTGGTCGGCATCACCCTGTCGTTCCCGCTGGGCATCCTGCTGGCTCTCGGCCGGCAATCCAAGCTGCCGATCATCAAGTCGGTCTGCGTGGCCTTTATCGAGCTGATCCGCGCGGTGCCGCTGATCACCATCCTGTTCATGGCTTCGATCATGCTGCCGCTGTTCATGCCGCAGGGCACATCGGTGGACAAGCTGCTGCGTGCCCTGGTCGGCGTGACGCTGTTCACTTCCGCCTACATGGCCGAAGTGGTACGCGGCGGCCTGCAGGCAATCCCCCGCGGGCAGTACGAGGCTGCCTCGGCACTGGGCCTCGGCTACTGGCAGCGGATGTTCTTCATCATCCTGCCCCAGGCGCTCAAGCATGTTATCCCCGGCATCGTGAACAGCTTCATTTCGCTCTTCAAGGATACGTCGCTGGTCTACATTGTGGGCATGAAGGACCTGCTCGAGGCAGTGAAGACCAAGAACGATTCCGCCATCGAGTGGCAGGCTCCCAATACTGCGACGACAGGCTACCTGTTTGCCGCCGCGGTCTTCTGGATTTTCTGCTTTTCGATGTCCCGCTACTCACGCTTCATCGAGGCGCGTCTCAATACTGGCTACAAGAGGTAG
- a CDS encoding amino acid ABC transporter permease gives MTIMNTRQDAAPQVSFINDPVIRGIIYQVVAAVVLVVFFVWIINNTATNLAAQNKSTGFEFLWAPSGFDISFKVLEYSRSSSYFQTLLVGITNTLLVAFLGIIFATILGFTIGVARLSSNFIISSLATVYVETIRNIPLLLQLFFWYFAVLASMPAVRNSYELPLGSFINKRGIYIPRPTPDEQFAFVWIAIAIAIVAILALRFWAMRRLEATGKRFPVFFSSLGLLLVIVGGIWFFSGADLAFEVPTLQGLNFRGGVQLPPELVALLFGLSIYTASFIAEIVRAGIQAVSRGQTEAADSLGLRENDRLRLVIVPQAMRVIIPPLTSQYLNLTKNSSLGAAIGYPELFNVFGSTALNQSSRAIECISITMLVYLTFSLITSAIMNWYNARVSLVER, from the coding sequence ATGACAATCATGAATACGCGCCAGGATGCGGCGCCACAGGTCAGCTTTATCAACGATCCGGTCATTCGCGGAATCATCTATCAGGTCGTCGCTGCCGTCGTACTCGTCGTCTTTTTCGTCTGGATCATCAACAACACGGCCACCAACCTGGCCGCACAGAACAAATCGACGGGCTTTGAGTTTCTCTGGGCGCCAAGCGGTTTCGACATCAGCTTCAAGGTCCTCGAATACAGCCGTAGCTCCAGCTATTTCCAGACGCTGCTTGTCGGCATCACCAATACGCTGCTTGTCGCATTCCTCGGCATCATCTTCGCGACCATTCTTGGCTTCACCATCGGCGTCGCCCGGCTGAGCAGCAACTTCATCATTTCCTCGCTGGCCACGGTCTACGTCGAAACCATCCGCAACATCCCCCTGCTGTTGCAGTTGTTCTTCTGGTATTTCGCCGTGCTGGCGTCCATGCCGGCGGTCCGCAACTCCTATGAATTGCCGCTGGGCTCCTTCATCAACAAGCGCGGCATCTATATCCCGCGCCCTACGCCCGATGAGCAGTTTGCCTTCGTCTGGATCGCCATTGCCATCGCCATTGTCGCCATCCTGGCCTTGCGGTTTTGGGCGATGCGGCGCCTGGAAGCCACCGGCAAGCGTTTCCCGGTCTTTTTCAGCTCGCTTGGCCTCCTGCTCGTTATCGTGGGCGGTATCTGGTTCTTCAGCGGCGCGGACCTCGCTTTCGAAGTCCCCACCCTGCAGGGCCTCAATTTCCGCGGTGGCGTACAGCTTCCACCTGAGTTGGTCGCGCTGCTGTTCGGCCTCTCGATCTACACCGCATCCTTCATCGCCGAGATCGTGCGCGCCGGCATCCAGGCCGTCAGCAGGGGGCAAACCGAAGCAGCGGACTCGCTGGGTCTGCGTGAGAATGATCGCCTGCGCCTCGTGATCGTTCCGCAGGCTATGCGGGTGATCATTCCGCCGCTGACCAGCCAGTATCTCAATCTCACCAAGAACTCGTCCCTGGGCGCTGCGATCGGCTATCCGGAACTGTTCAACGTATTCGGCAGCACGGCCCTCAACCAGAGCAGCCGGGCCATCGAATGCATCTCGATCACCATGCTGGTTTACCTGACATTCTCGCTGATCACGTCGGCGATCATGAACTGGTACAATGCCCGCGTCAGCCTGGTGGAGCGCTAG
- a CDS encoding amino acid ABC transporter substrate-binding protein yields the protein MHKTLATAALAAAVGMAFTASAGAATLDDIKKNDFLRCGVTEGTVGFSAPDANNNWAGLDVEYCRAIAAAIFNDPEKVRYAPLSSPERFTALSAGEVDLLVRTTTWTMSRDTQQGVMFAATNYYDGQGFIVRKSDGIASALDLSGAALCIEAGTTTELNAADYFEANGLDYNPVVFTGQDEAWKAYEDGRCDVMTTDASALASNRSVLQVPDDHIILPEIISKEPLASVTRQGDDVWFNLVRWTHYAMLEAEELGVTSKNVDEMLGSDNPAIKRLLGVEGDFGTSLGLDKDWAYRIIKLVGNYAEIFDKTIGPDTEIGLERGINALWKDGGIQYSPPIR from the coding sequence ATGCACAAAACTCTTGCGACGGCCGCGCTGGCAGCTGCGGTTGGCATGGCATTCACCGCGTCGGCTGGCGCCGCCACTCTGGACGACATCAAGAAGAACGACTTCCTACGCTGCGGCGTCACGGAGGGTACCGTTGGCTTTTCGGCTCCCGACGCCAACAACAACTGGGCCGGCCTGGACGTCGAATATTGCCGCGCCATCGCAGCGGCCATCTTCAACGACCCGGAAAAGGTTCGCTACGCACCCCTGAGCTCGCCAGAGCGTTTCACGGCACTTTCGGCCGGTGAAGTCGACCTTCTGGTTCGCACCACGACCTGGACCATGAGCCGCGACACCCAGCAGGGCGTGATGTTCGCTGCGACCAACTACTATGATGGCCAGGGCTTCATCGTCCGCAAGTCGGATGGCATTGCTTCGGCACTCGACCTCAGCGGCGCTGCGCTCTGCATCGAGGCCGGCACCACCACCGAACTGAACGCCGCCGACTATTTCGAAGCCAATGGCCTCGACTACAACCCGGTCGTGTTCACCGGCCAGGACGAAGCCTGGAAGGCCTATGAAGACGGTCGTTGCGACGTGATGACCACGGACGCCTCGGCGCTGGCTTCCAACCGCTCCGTACTGCAGGTGCCGGACGATCACATCATCCTGCCCGAGATCATCTCCAAGGAGCCGCTGGCTTCCGTGACCCGCCAGGGTGACGATGTCTGGTTCAACCTCGTTCGTTGGACCCACTATGCGATGCTCGAGGCTGAAGAACTCGGCGTCACCTCGAAGAACGTCGACGAAATGCTCGGCTCGGACAACCCGGCTATCAAGCGTCTCCTGGGCGTGGAAGGTGACTTCGGCACCTCGCTCGGTCTCGATAAGGACTGGGCTTACCGGATCATCAAGCTGGTCGGCAACTACGCAGAAATCTTCGACAAGACCATTGGCCCGGATACCGAAATCGGCCTGGAGCGCGGTATCAACGCCCTCTGGAAGGACGGCGGCATCCAGTACTCCCCGCCGATCCGCTAA
- the metC gene encoding cystathionine beta-lyase, with amino-acid sequence MTDKKSGNTAQPSVQTVLTHQGREPDDQFGFVNTPVYRGSTILFKTLDDIEAQQQRFLYGRAGNPTTESVESIVTTLEGAHRTRLVPSGLAAITIALLSCVKAGDDVLISDSAYEPGRVFSDGFLTRMGVTARYYDPRIGAGLAGLMQPNTRAVLAESPGSLTFEVQDIPALAKAAHAGGARLIVDNSWASPLYHQPLALGADLVVHAGTKMFVGHSDAFAGTISTTEAAWPDVERTRRELGFFTSGDDAFLVARGLRTLAIRMKEHQERALDIARWLESQSDVVQVLHPALPSHPDHALWKRDFTGSGSLFSVLLAPAPRASVAAFVDELKLFTMGYSWGGFESLCLPVKLGKNRTVRPWTVEGNLFRLHIGLEGVEDLRADLAAAIERYTRAR; translated from the coding sequence ATGACTGACAAGAAAAGCGGCAACACTGCCCAGCCCTCCGTCCAAACCGTGCTGACGCATCAAGGCCGGGAGCCGGATGACCAGTTCGGATTCGTCAACACGCCGGTCTATCGCGGATCGACGATCCTGTTCAAAACGCTGGACGATATCGAGGCCCAACAGCAGCGGTTCCTCTACGGCCGGGCGGGCAACCCCACCACCGAAAGTGTCGAGTCGATCGTCACGACGCTCGAAGGGGCCCATCGCACCCGCTTGGTGCCGTCGGGCCTGGCCGCCATCACGATCGCGCTGCTCAGTTGCGTCAAAGCGGGAGACGACGTGCTCATCAGCGACAGCGCCTATGAGCCCGGTCGCGTATTCAGCGACGGCTTTCTCACGCGCATGGGCGTCACGGCACGCTACTATGATCCGCGCATCGGGGCGGGGCTGGCCGGATTGATGCAACCCAATACCCGCGCAGTACTGGCGGAGAGCCCCGGATCGCTCACCTTCGAGGTCCAGGACATCCCGGCACTGGCCAAGGCAGCCCATGCCGGCGGCGCGCGGCTCATTGTCGACAATTCCTGGGCCAGCCCGCTCTACCATCAGCCTCTGGCGCTCGGAGCCGATTTGGTGGTCCACGCGGGCACCAAGATGTTTGTCGGGCATTCAGACGCTTTTGCCGGCACTATCTCCACCACCGAGGCTGCCTGGCCCGACGTCGAGCGGACGCGGCGTGAGTTGGGCTTTTTCACCTCCGGTGACGACGCTTTCCTGGTGGCGCGGGGGCTGCGGACGCTGGCCATACGCATGAAGGAGCACCAGGAGCGGGCGCTGGACATTGCCCGCTGGCTCGAGTCGCAAAGCGACGTGGTGCAGGTGCTGCACCCCGCCCTTCCCAGTCACCCCGATCACGCGCTGTGGAAGCGGGACTTCACCGGTTCGGGGAGCCTGTTCAGCGTGTTGCTGGCCCCTGCCCCACGAGCCTCGGTTGCGGCCTTCGTCGACGAGCTCAAGCTCTTCACGATGGGATATTCCTGGGGCGGTTTCGAAAGCCTGTGCCTGCCGGTCAAGCTCGGGAAGAATCGCACCGTGCGGCCCTGGACGGTGGAAGGGAACCTGTTCCGCCTTCATATCGGACTCGAGGGCGTTGAGGACCTACGCGCCGATCTCGCGGCCGCTATCGAGCGCTACACGCGAGCCCGTTGA
- a CDS encoding phosphatase PAP2 family protein has product MNDLTKPWPLGLDSRRWPLFCLGVVLGLALLSQLDVWASRGAIGWPDQWRAPFFFITDYGLSDWILIPSLLVLVIAVLAMLFLRRLPRLVAYEIALVSGFVFLGVAIPGLIANLLKRLFGRGRPEEFADVGAFFFRAFSNDWQYQSFPSGHSTTAIALAFVVGFLRPGLFPLFFAIGLLVSLSRVPVGMHYPTDVFGGLVVGTLGAYLIRNLFARRGWLFVTRPDGRIVARPLVAVRRALQRARV; this is encoded by the coding sequence ATGAACGATCTGACCAAACCTTGGCCGCTGGGCCTCGACAGCCGGCGCTGGCCCCTGTTTTGCCTCGGTGTCGTCCTGGGCCTGGCCCTGCTGTCCCAGCTCGATGTCTGGGCCTCGCGCGGAGCCATAGGCTGGCCAGACCAGTGGCGGGCCCCATTCTTCTTCATCACCGATTATGGCCTGTCGGACTGGATTTTGATTCCCAGCCTGCTGGTGCTGGTCATCGCCGTCCTCGCCATGCTTTTCCTGCGGCGATTGCCGCGGCTGGTCGCGTACGAGATTGCGCTGGTGTCCGGCTTCGTCTTTCTTGGCGTGGCCATTCCTGGCCTGATCGCCAACCTGCTCAAGCGCCTCTTCGGCCGCGGCAGGCCCGAGGAATTTGCCGATGTCGGGGCGTTTTTCTTCCGGGCTTTTTCCAACGATTGGCAATATCAGAGCTTCCCGTCCGGCCACTCTACCACGGCCATAGCCCTGGCCTTTGTGGTTGGCTTCCTCCGGCCCGGCCTGTTCCCGCTATTCTTCGCCATTGGACTGTTGGTCAGCCTGTCGCGGGTTCCGGTAGGCATGCACTATCCCACCGATGTCTTTGGCGGGCTGGTCGTGGGTACGCTGGGCGCCTACCTGATCCGCAATCTCTTCGCCCGGCGTGGCTGGCTTTTCGTTACCCGCCCGGATGGGCGCATAGTCGCCCGTCCGCTGGTTGCCGTCAGGCGCGCGCTTCAACGGGCTCGCGTGTAG
- a CDS encoding ETC complex I subunit: MTARIYRPARNAMQSGKGKSKSWVLVHELAESKTIDPLMGYTTSGDTRQQVKLSFDTQEEAEAYAQRNGIAYTVQPAHDATPKRVSYPDNFRADRKTPWTH; encoded by the coding sequence ATGACCGCCCGTATCTACCGCCCGGCCCGCAACGCCATGCAGTCGGGCAAAGGCAAATCCAAGAGCTGGGTGCTCGTACACGAACTGGCCGAGTCCAAGACCATCGACCCGCTGATGGGCTACACCACTTCCGGCGATACACGCCAGCAGGTCAAGCTGAGCTTCGATACGCAGGAAGAGGCCGAGGCCTATGCGCAGCGCAATGGCATTGCCTATACGGTGCAGCCAGCGCATGACGCGACACCCAAACGCGTCAGCTATCCGGACAATTTCCGCGCCGACCGAAAGACGCCCTGGACGCATTGA
- a CDS encoding sulfite exporter TauE/SafE family protein — MIVALLFGATVTISLLIVLAGAAAAGFAQGVSGFAFSLVALSIWAWAVEPQLAAPMAVFGALAGQLVAMPWVWRGFDLRKLLPLVVGGLIGVPIGALLLPWLDPSLFRFGLGLFLLLYCPLMLRLPDSFVWPNGGRVADGAAGLAGGILGGLAGISGPIPTLWTTLRGWDKDTQRGVLQAFNIAMHVATLTAYSFSGAIGAETLTMFGLIAPAVAIPAIMGVLLFRRLATRTFRRLILLLLLVSGFTLVWSSIAQWI, encoded by the coding sequence GTGATTGTGGCGCTTTTGTTTGGAGCGACCGTGACCATTTCCCTGCTGATCGTGCTGGCTGGAGCAGCCGCCGCCGGCTTTGCACAGGGCGTGTCTGGATTCGCGTTCTCGCTGGTGGCGCTTTCGATCTGGGCCTGGGCGGTGGAACCGCAACTGGCGGCGCCAATGGCTGTGTTTGGTGCGCTGGCCGGACAGTTGGTGGCCATGCCGTGGGTCTGGCGTGGCTTCGACCTGCGCAAATTGCTGCCACTGGTGGTGGGCGGGTTGATCGGCGTGCCCATTGGGGCACTGCTGCTGCCGTGGCTCGACCCGAGCTTGTTCCGTTTCGGGCTTGGCCTGTTTCTGCTGCTTTATTGTCCCCTGATGCTTCGGCTCCCAGACAGTTTCGTCTGGCCGAATGGTGGGCGGGTCGCCGATGGCGCCGCCGGATTGGCAGGCGGCATACTGGGCGGCCTCGCAGGCATTTCGGGCCCCATACCCACCCTGTGGACAACCCTGCGCGGCTGGGACAAGGATACACAGCGCGGTGTGCTGCAGGCATTCAACATTGCCATGCACGTGGCCACGCTCACCGCATACTCGTTCTCCGGCGCGATTGGCGCGGAAACGCTGACGATGTTCGGGCTGATCGCACCGGCTGTGGCGATCCCAGCGATCATGGGCGTCTTGCTGTTCCGCCGCCTGGCAACGCGGACATTCCGTCGCCTGATTCTGCTGTTGCTGTTGGTTTCCGGATTTACGCTGGTCTGGAGTAGCATAGCGCAGTGGATATAG
- a CDS encoding TraB/GumN family protein has translation MMPTFSRLAAAAVTSLGLACPAWAAPAIWEIRDDDSAIWVFGSFHVLPSGTTWRTELFNQILADADQVTFEADVRPSAVAEVSAEAFVRGIYTDGTLLTAALSPELEAELRDKAAAISLPMGSILAMRPWMATNTITLQALLAEGYDAQGVEFVLQPELADERLDFLESGAQQLDVLSGAPEDEQVAMLTATLEQLDTLPKLMDKMLDSWLAGTPEELGDLFLMEMGGFEEVFLERLIYARNRNWIAPLEAMLAQDRENLVIVGAAHLIGDGSVLDLLEKAGYGVERIQ, from the coding sequence ATGATGCCGACCTTCAGCAGGCTTGCCGCCGCGGCAGTGACATCGCTTGGCCTGGCATGCCCAGCCTGGGCAGCGCCGGCGATATGGGAAATCCGCGATGACGACAGCGCAATCTGGGTTTTCGGGTCGTTCCATGTGCTGCCGTCAGGCACGACCTGGCGCACCGAACTGTTCAACCAAATCCTGGCTGATGCGGACCAGGTGACGTTCGAGGCCGATGTTCGGCCCTCTGCGGTGGCCGAGGTGAGTGCGGAAGCGTTCGTCCGCGGCATCTATACCGATGGTACGTTGCTGACTGCGGCGCTTTCGCCGGAACTCGAGGCCGAGTTGCGCGACAAGGCGGCGGCAATCAGCCTGCCCATGGGGTCCATCCTGGCCATGCGGCCCTGGATGGCGACGAATACCATTACCCTCCAGGCCCTCCTGGCCGAAGGCTACGACGCCCAAGGCGTTGAGTTCGTACTGCAGCCTGAGCTGGCAGATGAGCGCCTCGACTTCCTCGAAAGCGGCGCACAGCAGCTCGACGTACTATCGGGCGCGCCCGAGGATGAGCAGGTGGCGATGCTCACCGCGACGCTGGAACAGCTCGATACGCTGCCCAAGCTGATGGACAAGATGCTGGACAGCTGGCTGGCCGGCACGCCGGAGGAACTGGGTGACCTGTTCCTGATGGAAATGGGTGGGTTCGAGGAAGTGTTTCTCGAGCGGCTTATCTATGCCCGTAACCGGAACTGGATTGCGCCGCTCGAGGCGATGCTGGCGCAGGACCGGGAAAATCTGGTGATTGTCGGCGCAGCGCACCTGATCGGCGATGGCAGCGTGCTCGATCTACTCGAAAAGGCGGGCTACGGCGTCGAACGCATCCAGTAA
- a CDS encoding tautomerase family protein, with product MPSTRVDIIKGWLGDRRADFLDAIHRALVEGIRIPENDRDIRLTEFDPANVIKPVGTSPRHTNIEITLLTGRSLEAKRRLYAALVTHLAPFGLAPGDIKVALIEVDAQNWGLRGLPASDIDLGFKVDV from the coding sequence ATGCCGTCCACACGCGTTGACATCATCAAGGGTTGGCTCGGCGATCGCCGGGCCGACTTCCTCGATGCGATCCACCGGGCCCTGGTCGAAGGTATCCGCATTCCCGAGAATGATCGGGACATTCGCCTCACCGAGTTTGACCCAGCCAATGTCATCAAGCCGGTCGGCACCAGCCCGCGCCACACCAATATCGAGATCACCTTGCTGACGGGACGCTCGCTTGAGGCCAAGCGACGGCTCTATGCGGCGCTCGTGACCCATCTGGCGCCATTCGGGCTCGCGCCCGGTGACATCAAGGTCGCGTTGATCGAAGTCGACGCCCAGAACTGGGGCTTGCGTGGGCTTCCTGCCAGCGACATCGATCTCGGTTTCAAGGTCGACGTCTGA